In Streptomyces sp. NBC_00414, a single window of DNA contains:
- a CDS encoding glycoside hydrolase family 64 protein gives MLALRKTLVALVAAAAVGTGITALGPVSHAEAAVPTTIPLELKNNSGRGDQVYVYVIGTLLSTGQQGWADANGTFHAWPAGGNPPTPAPDASIAGPANGQTKTIRMPKFSGRVYFSYGQKLVFKLTTGGLVQPAVQNPSDPNANILFNWTEYTLNDGGLWINSTQVDMFSAPYAVGVKTAAGTVKTTGHLKAGGYNAFFNSLRSQSGGWANLIRTRSDGTVLRALAPGHGIEAGALPSTVMNDYINRVWTKYAGSTLTVTPFKDQPGTKYFGRVSGNVMNFTNSSGAVVTTFQKPDSDSVFGCYKYLDAPNDLVRGPISRTLCAGYNRSTLLTNPNQPDSSSAGFYQDAVTNHYSKKIHEQMADGKAYGFAFDDVGAHESLVNDGNPQTAYITLDPFS, from the coding sequence GTGCTTGCCCTAAGAAAAACGCTGGTGGCCCTGGTCGCCGCGGCGGCCGTCGGCACGGGAATCACGGCGCTGGGCCCCGTGTCCCATGCCGAGGCGGCGGTGCCGACGACCATCCCGCTCGAACTCAAGAACAACTCCGGGCGCGGCGACCAGGTCTACGTCTACGTCATCGGAACCCTGCTCTCGACCGGCCAGCAGGGCTGGGCCGACGCGAACGGCACCTTCCACGCCTGGCCCGCGGGCGGCAACCCGCCGACCCCCGCGCCCGACGCCTCGATCGCCGGACCGGCCAACGGCCAGACCAAGACGATCCGCATGCCGAAGTTCTCCGGCCGGGTCTACTTCTCGTACGGCCAGAAGCTGGTCTTCAAGCTGACCACCGGCGGTCTCGTGCAGCCCGCGGTGCAGAACCCGAGCGACCCGAACGCGAACATCCTCTTCAACTGGACCGAGTACACCCTGAACGACGGAGGGCTGTGGATCAACAGCACTCAGGTCGACATGTTCTCGGCCCCGTACGCGGTCGGCGTCAAGACCGCCGCGGGGACGGTCAAGACCACCGGGCACCTGAAGGCGGGCGGTTACAACGCCTTCTTCAACTCCCTGCGGAGTCAGTCCGGCGGCTGGGCCAACCTCATCAGGACCCGTTCGGACGGCACCGTCCTGCGAGCCCTCGCGCCGGGCCACGGCATCGAGGCGGGCGCTCTGCCGAGCACCGTCATGAACGACTACATCAACCGGGTGTGGACCAAGTACGCCGGCTCCACCCTGACGGTGACACCGTTCAAGGACCAACCCGGCACCAAGTACTTCGGCAGGGTCTCCGGCAACGTCATGAACTTCACCAACAGCTCCGGCGCCGTCGTCACCACCTTCCAGAAGCCGGACTCGGACAGTGTCTTCGGCTGCTACAAGTACCTGGACGCGCCCAACGACCTCGTCCGCGGCCCGATCTCCCGCACCCTGTGCGCGGGCTACAACCGCTCCACGCTCCTCACCAACCCCAACCAGCCCGACAGCAGTTCGGCCGGTTTCTACCAGGACGCGGTGACCAACCACTACTCCAAGAAGATCCACGAGCAGATGGCCGACGGCAAGGCCTACGGCTTCGCCTTCGACGACGTCGGCGCCCATGAGTCGCTGGTCAACGACGGCAACCCGCAGACGGCGTACATCACGCTCGACCCGTTCAGCTGA
- a CDS encoding TRAP transporter large permease subunit, giving the protein MGVLILLVMAAGVAAMLTRKLPTAFALVILAVVIAFVAGAPLTGKNSVIDTVLQEGAPALAATMIAIVLGSWLGKLLEETGVAATLVRKIVEFGGDRPVVVALGVLAVSALVGTVTGSAPAAMLAGLIGIPAMIAVGIPKVTAAGTILMGIAVGIPFELPLWQFFSTALELPVPTVRGFMVKLFPFALVAALLYVFVESRRRGVEHTWSLKSLQEKPSSPSRRQRLGDAPWYALLTPAVPLILALGFELAIIPSLLAGVLYALVTTTRPREMNKRLLRTLYGGFEVAAPPIALFIAIGILLAAVKLPGAVEALEPLVKAVSPQNAVLFVGVFTLLVPLCLYRGPLNVFGLGAGIAGVLISTGIYPAAVVLGMATSYNQVFGVADPTSTQTVWAAQYAGVTPQQVMVRTLPYVWAVALGGLCVTAATYL; this is encoded by the coding sequence ATGGGTGTCCTCATCCTGCTCGTCATGGCCGCGGGAGTCGCCGCCATGCTCACCCGCAAACTGCCCACGGCGTTCGCGCTCGTCATCCTCGCCGTCGTCATCGCCTTCGTCGCCGGCGCACCGCTGACCGGCAAGAACAGCGTCATCGACACGGTGCTCCAGGAGGGCGCGCCCGCGCTGGCCGCCACCATGATCGCCATCGTGCTGGGGTCGTGGCTCGGCAAGCTCCTGGAGGAGACGGGGGTCGCCGCCACCCTCGTACGCAAGATCGTCGAGTTCGGCGGTGACCGGCCGGTCGTCGTGGCCCTCGGTGTGCTGGCGGTCTCCGCGCTCGTCGGCACCGTCACCGGATCCGCTCCCGCCGCGATGCTCGCCGGGCTCATCGGCATCCCTGCCATGATCGCGGTGGGCATCCCGAAGGTGACCGCGGCCGGAACCATCCTCATGGGCATCGCGGTGGGCATCCCCTTCGAGCTGCCGCTGTGGCAGTTCTTCTCCACCGCTCTCGAACTGCCCGTGCCGACCGTCCGCGGCTTCATGGTGAAGCTGTTCCCGTTCGCCCTGGTGGCCGCGCTCCTGTACGTGTTCGTCGAGTCGCGCCGACGGGGCGTGGAGCACACCTGGTCCCTCAAGTCGCTCCAGGAAAAGCCGAGTTCGCCGAGCCGCAGGCAGCGGCTGGGTGACGCCCCCTGGTACGCGCTGCTCACCCCGGCGGTGCCGCTGATCCTCGCCCTGGGCTTCGAACTCGCCATCATCCCCTCCCTGTTGGCGGGCGTCCTGTACGCGCTGGTCACCACCACCCGCCCCCGGGAGATGAACAAGCGGCTGCTGCGCACCCTGTACGGCGGTTTCGAGGTGGCGGCCCCGCCGATCGCCCTGTTCATCGCCATCGGCATCCTGCTGGCCGCGGTGAAACTTCCCGGCGCGGTCGAGGCGCTCGAACCACTGGTGAAGGCGGTCAGTCCGCAGAACGCCGTGCTGTTCGTGGGCGTCTTCACCCTGCTCGTGCCGCTGTGCCTGTACCGGGGGCCGCTGAACGTGTTCGGACTGGGTGCCGGTATCGCCGGTGTCCTCATCTCCACCGGGATCTACCCGGCCGCGGTCGTCCTCGGCATGGCCACCTCGTACAACCAGGTCTTCGGCGTCGCCGACCCCACCAGCACCCAGACGGTGTGGGCCGCCCAGTACGCCGGCGTCACCCCGCAGCAGGTCATGGTGCGCACCTTGCCCTATGTATGGGCCGTCGCCCTGGGCGGGCTGTGCGTCACCGCCGCCACCTACCTCTGA
- a CDS encoding hydantoinase/oxoprolinase family protein → MTTHRIRVGIDVGGTFTDAVAVNATTLSLLGQVKVPTSHHHEDGVAHGIVEALDRLLQQVGRDPADVAFLAHGTTQATNALLEGDVATVGLIGIGSGPGAVLTRRLAALGRLELAPGKRLPLAYAHVPDPDDASAVRAAVEQVTAAGAEVLVATEPFAVDRPEGEQSVLEAARPAGLPMTAAHEITSLYGLHKRTRTAVVNAAILPRMLATADLVDASITKAGITAPLMVMRCDGGVMALDEMRRRPLLTVLSGPAAGVAGALMQERISEGVFLETGGTSTDISVIRRGKVAVRHATMLGRSSYLNALDVRTVGVGGGSMVRVDLTRGDQARVTAVGPRSAHIAGLPYACFADPADLRDATLATVRPMPDDPADHAVLDAAGGRYAITMTCAANALGRVPEGDFAHCDQQVARAAIAPLAAAMGVDVPTAAARILDAGAEQVKSVVDRIVRDYRLDADTAVLVGGGGGAATVTPHLAALTGMEGRIARNNEVISPIGVALALVREQVERIIPGATQEQILAVRAEAERAVVAQGAAADGVEVEVTVDPQTSTVRAIATGATELRTQDRSHSADDTERLAAAAASLKTDPDRVRVLAGTPAHTVYGTEVRRRLRASRHPVRVVDADGVVRLHASDAQVAATTVGAAPELLSNLVREATSYGDGGVRAPALRLLLGSRIADLSGVLDPQPLLALARSEMRDRAADEPVVAVVEVRS, encoded by the coding sequence ATGACCACCCACAGAATTCGCGTCGGCATCGACGTCGGCGGAACCTTCACCGACGCCGTGGCCGTGAACGCCACCACACTGAGCTTGCTGGGACAGGTCAAGGTCCCCACCAGCCACCATCACGAGGACGGTGTCGCCCACGGCATCGTCGAGGCGCTGGACCGACTGCTCCAGCAGGTCGGCCGCGACCCCGCCGACGTCGCGTTCCTGGCGCACGGCACCACCCAGGCCACCAACGCCCTGCTGGAGGGCGACGTCGCCACCGTCGGCCTGATCGGCATCGGCAGCGGGCCAGGCGCCGTCCTCACCCGCCGGCTCGCGGCCCTCGGCCGACTCGAACTCGCCCCCGGCAAACGGCTTCCGCTCGCCTACGCCCACGTGCCCGACCCGGACGACGCCAGTGCCGTACGCGCCGCGGTCGAGCAGGTCACGGCGGCCGGAGCCGAAGTCCTCGTAGCCACCGAGCCGTTCGCCGTGGACCGCCCGGAAGGCGAGCAGTCGGTACTGGAGGCCGCCCGCCCCGCCGGGCTCCCGATGACGGCCGCGCACGAGATCACCTCGCTGTACGGACTGCACAAGCGGACCCGTACCGCCGTCGTCAACGCGGCCATCCTGCCGCGGATGCTCGCCACCGCCGACCTCGTCGACGCGTCCATCACCAAGGCGGGCATCACCGCGCCGCTCATGGTCATGCGCTGCGACGGTGGTGTCATGGCGCTCGACGAGATGCGCCGACGGCCGCTGCTGACCGTCCTTTCGGGCCCGGCGGCCGGAGTCGCCGGCGCCCTGATGCAGGAGCGGATCAGCGAGGGGGTCTTCCTCGAAACCGGCGGCACCTCCACCGACATCAGCGTCATCCGCCGCGGCAAGGTCGCCGTCCGGCACGCCACCATGCTCGGCAGGAGCTCCTACCTCAACGCACTCGACGTCCGCACCGTCGGTGTCGGCGGCGGCTCGATGGTCCGCGTCGACCTGACCCGGGGCGACCAGGCCCGTGTCACGGCCGTCGGACCGCGCAGCGCCCACATCGCGGGACTGCCCTACGCCTGCTTCGCCGATCCGGCCGACCTGCGCGACGCCACCCTGGCCACCGTGCGTCCGATGCCCGACGACCCGGCCGACCACGCCGTCCTGGACGCGGCGGGCGGCCGGTACGCCATCACCATGACCTGCGCCGCCAACGCGCTCGGCCGTGTCCCCGAGGGCGACTTCGCGCACTGCGACCAGCAGGTGGCACGGGCCGCGATCGCCCCGCTCGCCGCCGCGATGGGCGTGGACGTGCCCACGGCCGCGGCCCGCATCCTCGACGCGGGCGCCGAGCAGGTGAAGTCGGTGGTGGACAGGATCGTGCGCGACTACCGCCTCGACGCCGACACCGCGGTCCTCGTCGGCGGCGGGGGAGGAGCCGCCACCGTCACCCCGCACCTCGCGGCCCTCACCGGCATGGAGGGCAGGATCGCCCGCAACAACGAGGTCATCAGCCCGATCGGCGTGGCCCTGGCCCTGGTGCGCGAGCAGGTCGAGCGGATCATCCCCGGCGCCACCCAGGAACAGATCCTCGCCGTACGCGCCGAGGCCGAGCGGGCCGTCGTCGCCCAGGGCGCCGCCGCCGACGGAGTCGAGGTCGAGGTGACCGTCGACCCGCAGACCAGCACCGTCCGCGCCATCGCCACCGGCGCCACCGAACTGCGTACCCAGGACCGCTCGCACAGTGCCGACGACACCGAACGCCTCGCCGCGGCGGCCGCCAGCCTCAAGACCGACCCTGACCGGGTCCGCGTCCTCGCCGGCACACCCGCCCACACGGTCTACGGCACCGAGGTGCGCCGCCGGCTGCGGGCTTCCCGGCACCCCGTGCGCGTCGTGGACGCCGACGGTGTCGTACGCCTGCACGCCTCCGACGCACAGGTGGCCGCCACCACCGTGGGCGCCGCGCCCGAACTGCTCAGCAACCTCGTCCGCGAGGCGACGTCGTACGGTGACGGCGGAGTCCGGGCCCCCGCGTTGCGGCTCCTCCTCGGCTCCCGTATCGCCGACCTCTCCGGAGTCCTCGACCCGCAGCCGCTGCTCGCCCTGGCCCGCAGCGAGATGCGGGACCGCGCGGCCGACGAGCCCGTGGTGGCCGTGGTGGAGGTGCGGTCATGA